The DNA window GAAATCAAGCAAACAGTAAAAAGTAGTTGACATTGAAATACAAAGAAAACAACACCAAGACTTCCTTTAGAGGTTTAGGGTAGCTATTTTAGCACAAGCTTTACTTTTTATGACTTGCATAACTATTTATTAAGGGTTTGATTCTGTGCATCTATGTCGAACAGATTGAAGAACTTGTTCACGAGGAAGGCTGGCAACTGTTTTGGCCAGAAGTCTCCTGTCAAACAAAAGAAGTTGGGGGATACTCCTCCTCCTCTAGTTAGTATAGCTCCGACCCCCAAGACTTCCTACCCTGACACGGAGAAAACTTAGGCGGCCCTAACTTCTTGGGTGAAGGAAGTTGCTGCCATTACCATCCAGACTTCCCTCCTCTGGCCAAAAAACCTTCTAAGGCTTGCCCCCAGTCGCTCCATCTAAACACTCTTGTGGTCAGGAATGAAGAATGAGGTAGTAGAATTTGTTGCACGATGCTTGACTTGCCAACAAACCAGGGGGAACACTAAAGAGTAGCAGGGACATTACAATCTTTGGATAGATTGACTAAGTCTATCTATTTTTTACTAGTGAAAAAAATTGATGGGACAAACAGATTGGTAGATATTTACATAATGAATATTGTAAGATGCATGGAGCTCCCACTTCTATTGTTGTAGATCAAGACGAGCGATTTATGTCAACTTTTTGGAAACTAATGCAATCAGGCTTGGAAACCAATCTCAAATTTTGTACAAATTTTCATCATAAGATTGATGGACAAAGTGGCCATACCATCCAAATCTTGGAAAACATGCTGAAAGCTTATGTTTTGGACTTTTAAAAATCCTAGGAGATTAAACTCCCATTGGTAGAGTTTTCTTACAGCAACAATTATCATGAAACTAGCAAGATGGATCCTTATGAAACTCTCTATGGGAGGaaatgttgatcctagattcaCTGGCATGAGACAGGTGAAAGGAAATTCTTGGGTAGGAAAAAAGTGGAAGGGTAACTAAAGATGCTAAGATGATACATCAAATGATGCATACTTTCATAGATCTTCAACGCAAGTATGCGAATAGATGATGAAGACCTTTGGAATTTGAAGTTGAAGATAACATATTACTGAAAATTTCTCCACTTAAGGGATCAATGAGGTTTTGAAAGAAAGGGAAACTCAAGTCGAGGTACAATGTACCATTTGAAATTCTAGAAAGAATTGGTGAGGTAGCATATCGTATAGctttaccaccagcattatcaaaTGTCCCTGATGGTTCATGTGTCAATGCTAAGAAAATATGTAAATGATCCTAGCCATGAGCTGGGTTATGAGGATTTGAGTGTCGGCCCttacttaaattatatgaaGAACGACCATTGACTATTCTAGATCGGGAGGACAAGGTATTAAGGAATAAGGTACGTAATACCTTTAGTGAAAGTACAGTGGTGTAACCACAATGTGGAGGAAGCCACGTGGGAACATGAGGAAAAAAAATGAGGAAGTTATACCTACAATTATTTTGTGTTTCGCAAATGaaacttttataaattttagttCTTGTAGTACCTCTCCCCTAttaggaggcgtttggttgggaggaatgaaaatataggaataggaatgggaatgggaatgagaataggaatggaatggaataaaatttgaaatggataaaaaaaattgataaaaaaataattaaattttttttcttgttacattggaatggtcattccttcctttttaaaatggaatagccattccaccaaaatggtggaaagagcattccattggaatgccattccaatactttaaaatgcaaccaaacaaaggaatggaatgaaaattattttctttccattccattccatttcattacctccaaccaaacgtcaCCTAAGGTGGGAACATCATTTTAATGTCTGGTAGAGATAGTGAAGAAAAATTGTGAGAACatcattttaattattcaatatGTGAAATTTTAGAATTTAATTATCTACCGTGGGTTGTGGTAGGATTATATCATAAATTAAGGTTTGATGGAAATTTTGGTGGATGGGCAAATTTCCTAACCCTAATGGGTAAAAACTGAGAGGAATAGCTTATTactttgaaaataaatttcatgtgACATGGAATATTTATTGACGGggtaataaatttattaatccaTTAATTTAGGAAATTCTATGCAAAAATTCATTTTATGGGATATATACTAAGTTATTGAGTGTAAGGGCATTTtggaaatttagaataaaattttaaCTTATTTAATCTGGagtgaaaaatattttgattatgtcacaatttttataaataattcatCCGATAGTTATTTTATAAAGGAGAGTTTTATTTGCACCCCATAAAGTTATAAGTACAcctcattttaataatttttattttatataaaatatatatctttaattattactagttttttttattttttttcttctttttatattcttaaaaaatatatctataaaataaaaataaaatatattttaaatattaaggtaaaaaaaataaaataaaaaattatatgaaattttattagaaatttttttaaaaaatcatgcatgatttaaaaaaaaaatgtgaaaataaaataaaactaactattaatatcaaatgaaaataatgtgaaaaaaaatttcaaaaaaaatattaaaagtgatttttaaaaattaatttaaattaattattttttaatattagggtGCACTATAACTTTATGGGCTGCAAATAAAATTTCTCTTTAAAATGTCAAAAGAGGAAATTACAATTTTATCTTAAATTGGAAAATGACCATAAAAGACAAAttggaaatttatttaaattgacacatttttttaagtcacaaactttatttaaataatttaaatgagGACATTACTAAAGTGGGCCTTGAACATCATTTAAATGGGAAATCAAgtaggggtattttggtcatttaGGGGGAGCATGACTGAAGGTTCTTTGAAAGACCATTCAGTTTCTTGTTTGGttcaaaaatagagaaaaaccAACACTTCTTTTCATCAAAGCAAACACGATAACAACATAACACCCTTCCTCTTCTCAGATCTCCACTCTCATTTTGTTCCATTTTCACTCCTTTGAAGCTCTCCTCAAGTCTTAGCTTTGATCATCTTTCTTGCCTTGAAGCAAAAGAAGAGAATTAAACCTTCATATTAAAGTAAGTTTGTTTCTGTTCATGGGTGAATGAGGTGTGGGTTTGAAGGTATTACAAGCTTGGAAAGGGTACAAAATCTTGTACATATGCTGGAGTGGGGTCTAAAGTCAATTCCCCACcaaaatgaagaaaataaaatatatatttattcaaacATACTAAAATTCGAGAAATCAAGCAAACAGTAAAAAGTAGTTGACATTGAAATACAAAGAAAACAACACCAAAACAATACTAACCCCAACCAATGTCCCACTTtctttttaacaaaataaagagcTGAGACTACCTCGCGGGTCGACCGAGTCAATACCCGAACCACCATTCTTCAAGCTGTTATATccttaaataacacaaaaaactACTTTTGGCTAAAACAGAAATCTTCTTCTTCCATACACAAACATGCATGCGGTTCGTTCTTGACTCGACACCCCTTTGTTATATATGCGTTTCATCTCAAGCTCCTCctatttaatacttttctttTACCTACTTATACTTAATgtactcaaaaaatatatatatatattgttcaaaatcaaaaacaaaaacacAAAGTTCTTGTTCCTTCACCTATGCTGAGGGTCCACTAAGAGCGCTTTTGATCTTTTGAATGGTGCAGGAGATGAGATTGTTAACTGTCTCAACTGATTCAACTGTAAGTTTGGCTGATGGAAGACTATTAACAAGTATTTGAAACCCAACTGTGAGAATGGATCCACCACTGTCATCGCCCTCCCCTTTCACTGAAGCTCCGCTAGTACTCTCATTGTTTCCCGAAAGATAGCCAGACTGCGATGAGCCGTCGGGAACAATTGCGAATCCTGATGGTAGGAGAGCTACATAAGCAGAGTCTCCGCCATGCATTACTACGTTTATTGCTGCTGAGTCAACTGGTGCATAAACTACCATGGAGCCCGAGGAATCCGTCCACGTCTCTTGTAATATGAGCATGGTGCTGCTGTCATTTGCACCCATAGACTGCAAAGCCACAGTGCAAGTTAGAAAAAGATAGAAAATACTCGAAAGAGcagtaaagaaaaaaaagattgttGGACAAATCACTTACACCAGCACGAAGGAGTGAGACATGATTGCCATGTCTTTGGCCTTTGGTGATATGCACCATCTCCTGCATTGGTCCACCATTAGATAAAATATCCCACTCGCTCCTCAACCTTTCATCCTGTAAGAATTCAAACACTCTCTTCTGTGATACCGGAATCCAAACAGAAGTTGCAGCACTGAGAATGATTCCGGGTGGTTCTCCAGGATCATCCATACTTTTCCGAGTCATCACTCTTACATCTTCACCAACATTGTCAACACGAAGTTTATCCCACTTGCGCACAGTAGAGGCACAGACACCGGCACAGAAGTTATCCACCATACGCTTTGCCAACTTCAGCAAGCTCCTTCTACCACCGAGACTCACCGCTGTTGAGTAATGGCATTTTGTTAGAAATACGGAAAATCTAAACCTTAGTGAAAAGGAATGTAAGAGCTATGAACAAAAGTAACCTATTTGATCTTCATTAGGAATCGAGGGCGACATAAGAGTAGCCAAGTACTCGCATTGTCTTTGGAGAGTGGCAAGCCATCTCTGTGCACCAAAGCCCAAGCCAGAACTTAGATATGAGCGGAACATTTGATGAACACCACTAGCATCGTACTCTGTATGTTCAACCCACGTAACCTGCAAATTAATGATCACTcatcaacatacaaaaaaatataaatatatgtatataaattcaaatttaaattgtatCAGTAAAAAGTTGGTGCTATGTAgatgttgtttagggtttcaAGTAATATCACTAACCAAATCCCTTTTAAATGTTAACAATGTTACAGCTTCATTTGTTTGATATTTAAtaacattttattattaaatgtaAACCTTAAGCCTGATTGCATCTGTAGTGTTTCATGATTAAATTAGGTTAGTAGTCTTACTAAATAATGTCCACAGGGTTTGTTTCAAAGTTTGAGACAAttctctaataataataatagcctATAGGTAACTAGACGTTGCTTAATTTGTGAGATCACCAAAAAAAGATTCATCATTTGAGTTTACCAAAAGACCCTTCACAAGTTTAAGGGAACATGAGATCTAGTCAGCCCTAGATTAACCTGAATCATGATATAAGATTCAGAAGGTTTGCATATATTAATGAACAAAAATTAAGACTTAGTTCTTATTTACTTATTAGAGTAATTAGCGGCataaatacataagtttaactttcaattacaaataaatatttaagtttaatttttttgcggtaataattctaaaattatatttttaaaactctgtaggtatatttaaattaatttttttgccacatgttattttcttattggatcaattaataatttcagtggtaatttatttaacatttaataaaatagtacCTACGGAGTTTAAAAATATAACTGAGATATTATTatagttaaaaattaaattaggtatttatttacaaattgAAGTtatatttaagtatttatacccTAAAATAGTATTCTTATTATTCTAGTGGGCAAGGTGAAAACACTCAGCTGTCAATTTGTTTGCTAATTTACCATGCAGCACTCAGTGTTATAAAATGATATATTAAGAATCCAAACAGAttgaaaataaatcaataaataaatattgcgATAAATTTTCTACTAATGAGACAAAAACGTGGCCCTGAGGGAATATACAAATAGAGCAATTTAAGATAATATCACCTAGAGATGAGTTGACAAGAAACCCaaggaaaattataaaataatagcaGCATACAGAtatagaagaaaagaaaaagatgaagagaAAAAGTCAAAGTTGAAGTGGCACTTTCAGCAAGATATGTCATGTCATGTCAGATTATGTAAACAAAGaatcacaaaaaaaataaaaaataaagtcatTTTTAAAGTTTCGACAAAGAGATTttttaggaatatatatttatggcgCAGCTAATATATAATGATAAGAACACATAACATGTAGATCAATATATAATCCTATGAAAGACTGGATCCAGGTCATTAAGCCTCGTAGACAATAAAGAAATGGAAAAAAAGAAAGTAGAGATAGGAATAGAAGCATCAAATATATAGTTTAAACACCAAAGATTGAGAGTACCAAGGtttgtttttctcttttttatttcttaaattttctTAAACTTGGGAGCTGATTATAAAattactataataataataataataaattaaggtTACGGAAATCGACATGAAGATGTAcactaaaaatattaaataaaaaataacactgAGGACCCCTGATTTTCTCATCGTTTAGAGTGGCTATATGGACTAATTAATAACAGACAACAAGCAACTTTGCTTCGATATTTGAagattatatgtttatataatgATCAAAACCAGAAAGGCATCTTccaaagtaaaatttataataaagggTACAGATTCTTAGGTGAAGTCCAACTATATTTCATTTAGAGCAATCCCATAAAAGAGAGAAGCGTTTTTGGTGAGCACTAGTCAAGATGGGGGGAATCTCAGCAGTACATCATAATTTTTCACCTAGTTTTTGTATAAGTCTCTCTCAACTAATAATAACAACACTTTATGCAGTTATGTCAACTAACTCATTAAATATATCTAACAATGGAAGATAATGGCCATGGCAGACAACAAACACAATAAAGCTTAGCCAGCGCAAGTACTAGTTGagtgtaaaaaataatttaacaatAACAACAAGTACAATTTACACCAGATTATTTATTTGGTTATTTACCTTGGAATAGCCATCAGGCATATCTTGCACAAGGCACCCAGATGGAAGCCTCCTACATTGGAAATATGACTCTGCATTTAAAGCTTCTCGGTTGATGTCGATGGAAACATCGACCACGGCCCAGACACCGTCCCCATGTTGTTTGCAGAACCTGATGAACTTTAGCGGACGAAGAGGAACCAATGGTGATAGGACTTGAAGCTCCGCATGCATCTATCATCGAATATAATGattatttaatcaatttattttttggagAGGATATCAATAGAAAATGGATAGAGCACAGTAAAATACCACTCCAAGTGCTCCATTTCTAGTTCCTCCCATCCCAGCAGATATCATCTCAATGGTGGAGGCTCTAGAGATCAAACAAGGAAACATTTCTACCCATCGATTCTGACAACAAAATAGTGAAACCATCAATAGTGATGAACTTCTAGCATTTGAATAAAAGAGTAGTACAAAGTTGAGATGACTAAGAGTCAAGAGAAAATAACCATCAAACACGTCTtgcattagaaaaaaaatcatattaaggTATTCGAAAGTATAGAGTGAAAATTTGAAATGCATACCGCATCCATCAGTGTCTCTACAAGTGCTAAACtattgatgatcaccacagagCTGTCCCTAGTAGCTTCGGATGCATAACCGTTGGGTTTTGCCCCAATACAAGGAGGAAATGTTCTCATGTACTCCTCATGGTTTAACATTTCTTTACCTCCTCCATCACTACTCTTGATCCACATAGGGCCTTCAGCCTGAGCCAATTTCAACAATTCATCCATAGCTGCCATTGCTAGATCAATAAACATAGATCGGTCGAACGGTATTTCATTGCCAAACGCACTCATCCCCATTGAAGATTTCACTAAAGGCATCATGTGGGCGGAGCTAGAAACTCCATCTCCCAAATCAAGCCCCATTGGCAATGGTGGCCCAACATTTAAACCTCCCATCCCATTTCGTCCCATGGCAAGTTCCAAACTGGCAGAGCTTGGCAGAGGGAGAGGGGCAACCAAGGACGAGAGAGGTCTGCCTAAAAATTTGTTTGCCAAAGAACAAATCCTACTCAATTCGTCCTTCAAGCGAGCATTCTCAATCCTAAGTTGGTGTTCTTCAAAAGATATCTGACCAGGAATGGCTGGACCACCACATTGGTTGCACATTGGATTTGACATGGCATCCTTAATCATATTGTTCTCAGCTCGGAGTTTGTCATTCTCTTGTCTAAGAATAATATTTTCATGGCGTTCCAATTGGGTCTGATTCAAATTCATCACTTTCTCATTACTAAAACAATTAAGAACAATAAATAAAGCAGATAAAATTGATAACTTACCTTCATTTGTGTTCTTCGATTTTGGAACCAAAATTTCACTTGTTTTGTTTCCAATGAAAGCCTCCTACTGAGTTCCAACCTTTGCTTTTCATCAGGGTGTGGACACTCCTTAAAGAAACTACACCAtaaccaaaacaaaaataataaattaaaaaaaaaaaaaaaaactcacataACCAAGTTTTTCCATAACATTTACGAAACAATTAGAACAATAAAAATACTAGAAAGGAAGAATATTTAAAAAGCAATCATCATACGATTCAAGTTCTTGTATTTGATGAGGAGTGTGTCTGTGatacttcttcttcctcggggGTTGGTCGTCGCCGGCGTCTTGATCATCGCCGGAGGCACCTTCCAAATTATCACTACCGGACCTGCTCTCATACCCATCATCCCTTATCCTTCCAATCATACCAAGATCAAAATTCTCCCCTAGTAGACCCATCTCACCATGAGTATCCATCTTCCTCTGcatccaacaaaaaaaaaaagaaaaccctTTTATTGAAATGAAATTTCCACTAAAAGAAAACCAAAACCATGATTGAATGAGAAGAAGAAAGTTATGACGAGGCATACTATTGGCAAAGAAATAACAGAGGAACTTTTCAATGAGTTAGGCATAATAGTGGGAGAAACAAAGTATGGTCTAGCAATGGCTCTATGTGGCATGTAAGGCCTTTGTGGAGAAATATCAGCCACAACTCAATCAACCCAAATATCACTGTTACCAATACCAAGTACTACTGCTAATCAAACCCTTCAAAGTTCGAAGATGAtacaaagaaaaatatcaaaaagataatagtgttttctttttctttataaatatatatatatttatatatttcaaaGTCCTAATTATTTGTCTTTCTTGGTCTATATGAACGAAGAAGTGTCTCCATCAGTTTTCGAAAAAGTGTAATATggacttatttttaaatatttgaccTTACCCAGCCACTCCCAGATTCAGCTAAGACTGAAAATTGCATTCTCAGTAGAaacagaaagagagagagttgttCACTTGTCAACGCCCATGCATGACACTCGAtaccttttcttttttaaactCTCTTATCTCTCTGTCTAGAAACTCTCCAGAGAAAATCTGTTTAGGATATAGAGAAAAAGGCAAAAAGCAAAAAGGAGGAACAAGACAAGAAAAGCcctttttaaattaatcttcCACAGTTCACACCTCACTAATTTCTCTGTTTCACTCTAAAGAAAACGAATGAAAACAAAAGGCTTTTTGGACAAGTATATGAGTAACAAATATGAATGTAAGAAGTAATaggaaccctaaatttcaaagCTTTTCTCCATCAGAGTGGCATTGCTTGACTAATAGTTTGGAAGTATCGAAAGAGGCCCGGAATTGGTAGAAAgtcaggaaaaagaaaaaagggtcTCTTAAACTTCGGCtaagaaaaaggaagaaaaacaCAAAAAGGCTAAAAATCTCATCTCGTATTCACACACGCCATACTACATGACTTTTCAATACCAAATCCAGGCAAAAAGACCCAGTTGacctctctctttctccctttctctctctttcttatgTGGTTAGATGTCATACAAAACCAAACCAACCCCAAGTACGGAGAAAAGGGATACCTTTTAATTTGACAGTAAGGAAGAGTAAAGGCTAAAAGAAGGGTCTGTTTCTGCCACAGCCAAGAAAGTTATGGACTTTCTgatcccctctctctctctcttcccccgtttttatttttttaatttcttttgccTCTGGGATCTGAGCAAAGACATGgaaaacaattattaaattatttcattGGAGTTAATAAATACCATTAATAAAAAGCAGAAGAAAACTATAATAATATTGAAATAAGTATTCAAAGTTTGGAGCTGACCTTGCTAAGGACCCACTGAGAAAAAATCCATAAGAGTCAAATATGTTGTTTTTATATTAtacttttctctctttttataTTAATGATCGAATTTCTTCTACTAAGCCTAGATTTAATCGAACCCAGATGAGATTCTCTCTCTTTCCATGCACAAAAATtctcaaatttttataaattataatggtAATGGTAAGAGCCTCATTGACAAAATACCAGAGAGTGTAATATTTGAGAAAGAAAATCACAGTCAGAATGGGGACCCACAACCGTCAGTAACTCGGTTCGGGTACTCCGCCCAGCTGGGACTTCACTCGCCACGCGCGCGGTTGGGCTTAGCTCTTTGCTGTCAATTCTGCCGTTTCTTATTCAAATTAGAAGATAATAATTGGTGTATTACTGTATTTGACTGAGGCATTAGCCAATAAGATGGAGAACGGGATTATATTGCAAGGGTATATATGTAATTTCAAAAGAATCAGAACGAAGTAGATAACTACGAACTATTCCAGCTAGTTAAGGAAATTTCATCGTCATTCCCAGTTTTGACTTTCCAAAAACTTTCATTTACCTTTTATATATTTTCAGGACAAAAttgttttctctttctttttttttcttttttttttttttacgataAATTGTTTCTCATTATTACATTTGCtcaagttcatttttattttagattttatacttattttagtcTCCTATTttgtcttattattatttttttttcttcatatttaacaaatttaatttttgaaatctgTATTTTATCAAACGAATGGATACAtatgaacttaatttaaattaaaattaaaataaatttctatataaataacatactttttcttttattaacaaacaaaaatgtgtgttaaaaaaaacaaataaaaatgttaaaagGATTGGATTTTGGTGGggaaatgaaaaaatat is part of the Cannabis sativa cultivar Pink pepper isolate KNU-18-1 chromosome 5, ASM2916894v1, whole genome shotgun sequence genome and encodes:
- the LOC115716687 gene encoding homeobox-leucine zipper protein ANTHOCYANINLESS 2 isoform X2; protein product: MQFSVLAESGSGWRKMDTHGEMGLLGENFDLGMIGRIRDDGYESRSGSDNLEGASGDDQDAGDDQPPRKKKYHRHTPHQIQELESFFKECPHPDEKQRLELSRRLSLETKQVKFWFQNRRTQMKTQLERHENIILRQENDKLRAENNMIKDAMSNPMCNQCGGPAIPGQISFEEHQLRIENARLKDELSRICSLANKFLGRPLSSLVAPLPLPSSASLELAMGRNGMGGLNVGPPLPMGLDLGDGVSSSAHMMPLVKSSMGMSAFGNEIPFDRSMFIDLAMAAMDELLKLAQAEGPMWIKSSDGGGKEMLNHEEYMRTFPPCIGAKPNGYASEATRDSSVVIINSLALVETLMDANRWVEMFPCLISRASTIEMISAGMGGTRNGALGVMHAELQVLSPLVPLRPLKFIRFCKQHGDGVWAVVDVSIDINREALNAESYFQCRRLPSGCLVQDMPDGYSKVTWVEHTEYDASGVHQMFRSYLSSGLGFGAQRWLATLQRQCEYLATLMSPSIPNEDQIAVSLGGRRSLLKLAKRMVDNFCAGVCASTVRKWDKLRVDNVGEDVRVMTRKSMDDPGEPPGIILSAATSVWIPVSQKRVFEFLQDERLRSEWDILSNGGPMQEMVHITKGQRHGNHVSLLRAGSMGANDSSTMLILQETWTDSSGSMVVYAPVDSAAINVVMHGGDSAYVALLPSGFAIVPDGSSQSGYLSGNNESTSGASVKGEGDDSGGSILTVGFQILVNSLPSAKLTVESVETVNNLISCTIQKIKSALSGPSA
- the LOC115716687 gene encoding homeobox-leucine zipper protein ANTHOCYANINLESS 2 isoform X3; protein product: MDTHGEMGLLGENFDLGMIGRIRDDGYESRSGSDNLEGASGDDQDAGDDQPPRKKKYHRHTPHQIQELESFFKECPHPDEKQRLELSRRLSLETKQVKFWFQNRRTQMKTQLERHENIILRQENDKLRAENNMIKDAMSNPMCNQCGGPAIPGQISFEEHQLRIENARLKDELSRICSLANKFLGRPLSSLVAPLPLPSSASLELAMGRNGMGGLNVGPPLPMGLDLGDGVSSSAHMMPLVKSSMGMSAFGNEIPFDRSMFIDLAMAAMDELLKLAQAEGPMWIKSSDGGGKEMLNHEEYMRTFPPCIGAKPNGYASEATRDSSVVIINSLALVETLMDANRWVEMFPCLISRASTIEMISAGMGGTRNGALGVMHAELQVLSPLVPLRPLKFIRFCKQHGDGVWAVVDVSIDINREALNAESYFQCRRLPSGCLVQDMPDGYSKVTWVEHTEYDASGVHQMFRSYLSSGLGFGAQRWLATLQRQCEYLATLMSPSIPNEDQIAVSLGGRRSLLKLAKRMVDNFCAGVCASTVRKWDKLRVDNVGEDVRVMTRKSMDDPGEPPGIILSAATSVWIPVSQKRVFEFLQDERLRSEWDILSNGGPMQEMVHITKGQRHGNHVSLLRAGSMGANDSSTMLILQETWTDSSGSMVVYAPVDSAAINVVMHGGDSAYVALLPSGFAIVPDGSSQSGYLSGNNESTSGASVKGEGDDSGGSILTVGFQILVNSLPSAKLTVESVETVNNLISCTIQKIKSALSGPSA
- the LOC115716687 gene encoding homeobox-leucine zipper protein ANTHOCYANINLESS 2 isoform X1, with the protein product MPHRAIARPYFVSPTIMPNSLKSSSVISLPIRKMDTHGEMGLLGENFDLGMIGRIRDDGYESRSGSDNLEGASGDDQDAGDDQPPRKKKYHRHTPHQIQELESFFKECPHPDEKQRLELSRRLSLETKQVKFWFQNRRTQMKTQLERHENIILRQENDKLRAENNMIKDAMSNPMCNQCGGPAIPGQISFEEHQLRIENARLKDELSRICSLANKFLGRPLSSLVAPLPLPSSASLELAMGRNGMGGLNVGPPLPMGLDLGDGVSSSAHMMPLVKSSMGMSAFGNEIPFDRSMFIDLAMAAMDELLKLAQAEGPMWIKSSDGGGKEMLNHEEYMRTFPPCIGAKPNGYASEATRDSSVVIINSLALVETLMDANRWVEMFPCLISRASTIEMISAGMGGTRNGALGVMHAELQVLSPLVPLRPLKFIRFCKQHGDGVWAVVDVSIDINREALNAESYFQCRRLPSGCLVQDMPDGYSKVTWVEHTEYDASGVHQMFRSYLSSGLGFGAQRWLATLQRQCEYLATLMSPSIPNEDQIAVSLGGRRSLLKLAKRMVDNFCAGVCASTVRKWDKLRVDNVGEDVRVMTRKSMDDPGEPPGIILSAATSVWIPVSQKRVFEFLQDERLRSEWDILSNGGPMQEMVHITKGQRHGNHVSLLRAGSMGANDSSTMLILQETWTDSSGSMVVYAPVDSAAINVVMHGGDSAYVALLPSGFAIVPDGSSQSGYLSGNNESTSGASVKGEGDDSGGSILTVGFQILVNSLPSAKLTVESVETVNNLISCTIQKIKSALSGPSA